TTCAGTACGGCACGCTTGATTGCCACCGAGGAGGCCTTTCTCAAGGCGATGGGCACCCTGGTGTCCCAGGACTCGGTGCAGATCGGCAAGACCATGGCCGATCGTTTTATGAAGGACGACCTGCCGGAAGAGGTGAAGGACACCACCAGCCTGGCCGCCCTGGGTGACGCCGTGGCCGGGCGCCTCGCCGAAGCCTCGGTGCAGACCCTCAACAAGGTCATCGAGGAGCTGGGGGGCGATACCGCCGGCCTGCCGCAAATGAACGTGGCCGAGCGCAAGCAGCTGATCCGCGACGAGTTCGTGACCGATACCACCTGGCAGGCCATGGGTCAGCTGTCCGGCATCGGGGTGTTCGGCGTGATCGAGCAGACCGGCGGCGATGGCCCGGTCAACAACGGCAGCGTCAGTGTGGTCGTGGTCAAGTCGAACCGCTTCAGCGAGTTCGGCGATCAGCTCAAGCGCGGCGAGGCCATGGCCGGACGCGGCATCCCGGTGGACGACATCCATGCCCGTCTCGATCCCCAGCTGGAAGCCGGCGAGCCCATGCTGGGTTACTTCGGGGTGCAGCCGATCGTCGATGCCGAGGGGCGTTTCGGCCTGCTGTCGTTCGGCATGGACGGCCCGGCGCTGGTGCGCAGCATGGACGAGTTTGCAATCACTTCCGAGATGGAAGCCGCCCGGCGCAGTGCCCAGCTGATGGCCGACGGCTGGTTGGCCCAGTTCGCCACCATGACCGTGCAGGGCCAGAGCGAGGCCACCAAGCGCAAGCTGCGCGAGCAGGTGCGCGAGACTCGCGGCGACGGCAGCTCGCAGATCACCACTGCCAGCGGCGTGGGCAGCATGATCAATAGCCTGCTGCAGT
The genomic region above belongs to Halomonas sp. YLGW01 and contains:
- a CDS encoding DUF6844 domain-containing protein; this translates as MSLCKPHGSKALPLTPLIAALGLLVSPLALGQDATEQVAEQASAAERDAAQTPPSPFLTVDEVAPSEQLIRDFLDARGWKQGQSDSNPGKGWLVVATENIPADPSSIDFSTARLIATEEAFLKAMGTLVSQDSVQIGKTMADRFMKDDLPEEVKDTTSLAALGDAVAGRLAEASVQTLNKVIEELGGDTAGLPQMNVAERKQLIRDEFVTDTTWQAMGQLSGIGVFGVIEQTGGDGPVNNGSVSVVVVKSNRFSEFGDQLKRGEAMAGRGIPVDDIHARLDPQLEAGEPMLGYFGVQPIVDAEGRFGLLSFGMDGPALVRSMDEFAITSEMEAARRSAQLMADGWLAQFATMTVQGQSEATKRKLREQVRETRGDGSSQITTASGVGSMINSLLQSESRARLQGVQTIGQWDAVDPATGHPYLGYVKYWSPGTAAQAQDRQRQEASPDSQRQSSSSSATSASSRSTGAFGEW